One segment of Solanum lycopersicum chromosome 1, SLM_r2.1 DNA contains the following:
- the GRAS4 gene encoding GRAS4 isoform 2 (isoform 2 is encoded by transcript variant 2), translating into MDPRKEVIQNGLNNHPSFDQDYFSNHVVGVGDSSPPPQEEGEKDYSDAMYKFLSQMLMEEDDLENKPCMFHDCMALQAKERYLSDVLHGSENNYSPQSVIINPHDSSSFLSNYSPDSIESPQWDLNFESPASMSTLSNHDSFFTSFGNGHFEEGAVNVLQSGSSSNSPTGLREKKNRHRGDVAADQQRSNKQMATFVHDESEPLEMYDNVLLCLNNPYVEQHSATSITSYSPPNEAKKTSKVGRPRGGRKHSSIVKKEMVDLRALLTQCAQAMANYDSRTANELLMRIREHSTPHGDGTERLAHYLANALEARLSGTGTALYTAYAPSRISAANILKAYKAFIRACPFKLLSNIFANKYIRKVIAGAPKIHIIDFGILYGFQWPCLIQGLSMRAGGPPELRITGIDLPQPGFKPAGRVEETGRRLEKYCKRFSVPFVFKAIAKKWESITLEELEVQRDEVLVVNSLYRLGNIPDETVVPNSPRDAVLNLIRRIRPDLFIHGALNGTFNTPFFVTRFREALFHFSSLYDMFEATLPREDEDRKLFEEEVFARDAMNVIACEGTERVERPETYKQWQLRCVRAGFKQVPLDQEIVKIVRNKVRSEYHRDFSVDEDGHWMLQGWKGRVIYALSCWKPTKQSVKLV; encoded by the coding sequence ATGGATCCAAGAAAAGAAGTTATACAAAATGGACTCAATAATCATCCTAGTTTTGATCAAGATTACTTTTCAAATCATGTTGTTGGAGTGGGAGattcttctcctcctcctcaaGAGGAAGGGGAAAAGGACTATTCTGATGCAATGTACAAATTCTTAAGTCAGATGCTTATGGAAGAAGATGATTTGGAGAATAAGCCATGTATGTTTCATGACTGCATGGCTCTCCAAGCTAAAGAGAGATACTTATCTGATGTACTTCATGGATCCGAAAACAACTATTCCCCACAATCTGTCATTATCAATCCACACGATTCCTCTAGTTTTCTCAGCAACTATTCACCTGATTCTATTGAGTCACCTCAATGGGATCTTAATTTCGAATCCCCTGCTTCCATGTCCACTTTATCTAATCATGACTCTTTCTTCACTTCCTTCGGCAATGGCCATTTTGAAGAAGGAGCTGTCAATGTGTTACAAAGTGGCAGCAGCAGCAATTCACCAACTGGTCTGAGGGAAAAGAAAAATCGACATCGAGGAGATGTTGCTGCAGACCAGCAGAGGAGTAACAAACAGATGGCTACATTTGTTCATGATGAATCTGAACCATTGGAAATGTATGACAATGTGTTGCTTTGTTTAAACAATCCATATGTGGAACAGCATAGTGCTACTAGTATCACTTCCTACTCGCCGCCTAATGAAGCCAAAAAAACAAGCAAAGTTGGAAGGCCGAGAGGTGGTAGGAAGCATAGCAGCATTGTCAAGAAGGAAATGGTGGATTTGAGGGCTTTGTTGACTCAGTGTGCGCAGGCCATGGCAAACTATGATAGCAGAACAGCTAATGAGCTGCTGATGCGGATAAGAGAACACTCTACACCTCATGGCGATGGGACGGAGAGGTTGGCTCATTATCTTGCCAATGCCCTTGAAGCACGCCTGTCCGGCACGGGAACAGCTTTGTATACAGCCTACGCACCCAGTAGGATATCAGCTGCTAACATTTTGAAAGCTTACAAGGCATTTATCAGAGCATGTCCATTCAAGTTGCTGTCAAACATTTTCGCAAACAAGTATATCCGAAAGGTCATTGCTGGAGCACCAAAGATACAcataattgattttggtatcttGTATGGTTTCCAATGGCCCTGTCTCATACAAGGTCTATCCATGAGGGCTGGGGGACCTCCAGAGCTTCGCATTACTGGAATCGATCTTCCCCAGCCAGGTTTCAAGCCAGCAGGGAGGGTTGAGGAGACAGGGCGTCGCTTGGAAAAGTACTGCAAGCGATTTAGTGTCCCTTTCGTATTCAAAGCCATCGCGAAGAAGTGGGAAAGCATCACGCTTGAAGAGCTTGAGGTTCAAAGGGATGAAGTGTTGGTAGTTAACAGTTTGTATAGGCTAGGAAACATACCTGATGAGACAGTAGTACCAAACAGTCCAAGGGATGCTGTCCTGAATTTAATCAGGAGGATCCGTCCTGATTTATTCATCCATGGTGCGTTGAACGGTACTTTCAACACTCCATTTTTCGTCACACGATTCAGGGAGGCGCTTTTTCACTTCTCTTCACTGTATGATATGTTTGAGGCTACTCTTCCCCGCGAGGACGAGGACAGAAAGCTATTCGAGGAAGAGGTTTTTGCAAGAGATGCTATGAACGTGATTGCTTGTGAAGGGACAGAGAGAGTTGAGAGACCTGAAACATACAAGCAGTGGCAACTTAGATGCGTTAGAGCTGGATTCAAACAGGTGCCACTTGACCAGGAGATTGTGAAGATAGTGAGGAATAAAGTGAGGTCGGAGTACCACAGGGACTTCTCAGTTGATGAAGATGGACACTGGATGCTACAAGGATGGAAAGGACGCGTAATTTACGCTCTCTCTTGTTGGAAGCCTACAAAGCAGTCTGTAAAATTAGTCTAG
- the LOC101266460 gene encoding probable galacturonosyltransferase-like 7, translating into MAWIIENSRFMIAISIVIILAYPFLQSCPPAEAIKSSNSDHVPLFNYRQSPNFKNSPKCTTFPISSIATKICNPFLVHISMTLDTEFLRGSVAAIHSILQHSHCPENLFFHFISSDTAINLEPHLGKIFPLLSFKIYYFNPGIVQNKISSSIRQTLEHPLNYARNYLAELLEPCVERVIYLDSDIVLVDDISNLWKASLGLSTVGSPQYCHANFTNYFTPKFWSHKKFFRAFHGRKPCYFNTGVMVIDLIKWRKYRYTKKLERWMKIQRVHRIYELGSLPPFLLVFAGKIAPIDQRWNQHGLGGDNLSGSCRNIHAGPVSLLHWSGGGKPWLRLDSGNSCPLDELWARYDLHG; encoded by the exons ATGGCTTGGATTattgaaaattcaagatttatgaTCGCTATATCAATTGTGATCATTTTGGCTTATCCTTTTCTACAATCTTGCCCTCCTGCAGAAGCAataaaatcatccaattcaGATCATGTTCCTCTGTTCAACTATAGACAATCACCAAATTTCAAGAACTCACCAAAATGTACAACATTTCCCATAAGTTCAATTGCAACAAAGATTTGTAATCCATTTTTAGTCCATATTTCAATGACCCTTGACACTGAATTCCTCCGTGGATCGGTCGCCGCCATTCATTCAATCCTTCAGCATTCTCACTGCCCTGAAAATCTCTTCTTCCATTTCATTTCATCAGATACTGCCATAAATCTTGAACCCCATTTGGGAAAAATCTTCCCTTTACTGTCattcaagatttattatttcaatcCAGGGATTGTGCAGAACAAGATTTCGTCTAGCATAAGGCAAACTCTTGAACATCCACTGAATTATGCAAGGAACTACTTAGCTGAACTCTTAGAGCCTTGTGTTGAGAGGGTCATATACTTAGATTCTGATATCGTTTTAGTTGATGATATATCTAATCTGTGGAAAGCAAGTCTTGGATTATCAACTGTTGGATCACCTCAGTACTGCCATGCTAATTTCACCAACTATTTTACCCCCAAATTTTGGTCTCACAAGAAGTTTTTTCGCGCATTCCATGGCCGGAAACCTTGTTACTTCAACACAG GTGTAATGGtgattgatttgattaaatgGAGGAAGTACAGATACACGAAGAAACTAGAGAGATGGATGAAGATTCAGAGAGTGCATAGGATATATGAGCTTGGTTCATTGCCACCATTTTTATTGGTATTTGCAGGGAAGATAGCACCAATTGACCAAAGGTGGAACCAACATGGACTTGGAGGGGATAATTTGAGTGGAAGTTGCAGAAATATACATGCTGGTCCTGTTAGTTTGTTGCATTGGAGTGGTGGTGGCAAACCTTGGCTCAGGCTAGACTCTGGCAACTCTTGTCCACTGGACGAGCTCTGGGCTCGATATGACTTGCATGGCTAG
- the LOC101266764 gene encoding GATA transcription factor 16 codes for MDPNQKDESSGSEATGISKSCSDCKTTKTPLWRSGPSGPKSLCNACGIKYRKKKSSPIGLTKGATKKKEKPLSNSGSTEEVEYCKKGKMGNGKKDGKLSKVLRVKLMMLGKEVVILQRQRSAMKKPRKLDEVERAAVLLMALSCGSVFG; via the exons ATGGATCCGAATCAAAAG GATGAATCTTCGGGTAGTGAGGCAACTGGGATCTCAAAATCTTGCTCTGATTGCAAAACTACAAAGACACCCTTATGGAGATCTGGTCCTTCTGGGCCTAAA TCACTGTGCAATGCTTGTGGGATCAAATACAGGAAGAAAAAAAGTAGCCCAATTGGGTTAACGAAAGGGGCaacgaagaagaaagagaaaccCCTTTCCAACAGTGGTAGTACTGAAGAGGTTGAGTACTGCAAGAAGGGTAAAATGGGAAATGGAAAAAAAGATGGGAAGCTTAGCAAAGTATTGAGGGTGAAATTGATGATGTTGGGGAAAGAAGTAGTGATATTACAGAGGCAAAGATCTGCAATGAAGAAGCCAAGAAAACTTGATGAAGTTGAAAGAGCTGCAGTTCTATTAATGGCTCTGTCTTGTGGCTCTGTTTTTGGCTAA
- the GRAS4 gene encoding GRAS4 isoform 1 (isoform 1 is encoded by transcript variant 1) yields the protein MEALFQEQLFPCADSFIFRHPSIPMDPRKEVIQNGLNNHPSFDQDYFSNHVVGVGDSSPPPQEEGEKDYSDAMYKFLSQMLMEEDDLENKPCMFHDCMALQAKERYLSDVLHGSENNYSPQSVIINPHDSSSFLSNYSPDSIESPQWDLNFESPASMSTLSNHDSFFTSFGNGHFEEGAVNVLQSGSSSNSPTGLREKKNRHRGDVAADQQRSNKQMATFVHDESEPLEMYDNVLLCLNNPYVEQHSATSITSYSPPNEAKKTSKVGRPRGGRKHSSIVKKEMVDLRALLTQCAQAMANYDSRTANELLMRIREHSTPHGDGTERLAHYLANALEARLSGTGTALYTAYAPSRISAANILKAYKAFIRACPFKLLSNIFANKYIRKVIAGAPKIHIIDFGILYGFQWPCLIQGLSMRAGGPPELRITGIDLPQPGFKPAGRVEETGRRLEKYCKRFSVPFVFKAIAKKWESITLEELEVQRDEVLVVNSLYRLGNIPDETVVPNSPRDAVLNLIRRIRPDLFIHGALNGTFNTPFFVTRFREALFHFSSLYDMFEATLPREDEDRKLFEEEVFARDAMNVIACEGTERVERPETYKQWQLRCVRAGFKQVPLDQEIVKIVRNKVRSEYHRDFSVDEDGHWMLQGWKGRVIYALSCWKPTKQSVKLV from the coding sequence ATGGAAGCCCTTTTTCAAGAACAGCTTTTTCCTTGTGctgattcttttatttttaggcACCCTTCCATTCCAATGGATCCAAGAAAAGAAGTTATACAAAATGGACTCAATAATCATCCTAGTTTTGATCAAGATTACTTTTCAAATCATGTTGTTGGAGTGGGAGattcttctcctcctcctcaaGAGGAAGGGGAAAAGGACTATTCTGATGCAATGTACAAATTCTTAAGTCAGATGCTTATGGAAGAAGATGATTTGGAGAATAAGCCATGTATGTTTCATGACTGCATGGCTCTCCAAGCTAAAGAGAGATACTTATCTGATGTACTTCATGGATCCGAAAACAACTATTCCCCACAATCTGTCATTATCAATCCACACGATTCCTCTAGTTTTCTCAGCAACTATTCACCTGATTCTATTGAGTCACCTCAATGGGATCTTAATTTCGAATCCCCTGCTTCCATGTCCACTTTATCTAATCATGACTCTTTCTTCACTTCCTTCGGCAATGGCCATTTTGAAGAAGGAGCTGTCAATGTGTTACAAAGTGGCAGCAGCAGCAATTCACCAACTGGTCTGAGGGAAAAGAAAAATCGACATCGAGGAGATGTTGCTGCAGACCAGCAGAGGAGTAACAAACAGATGGCTACATTTGTTCATGATGAATCTGAACCATTGGAAATGTATGACAATGTGTTGCTTTGTTTAAACAATCCATATGTGGAACAGCATAGTGCTACTAGTATCACTTCCTACTCGCCGCCTAATGAAGCCAAAAAAACAAGCAAAGTTGGAAGGCCGAGAGGTGGTAGGAAGCATAGCAGCATTGTCAAGAAGGAAATGGTGGATTTGAGGGCTTTGTTGACTCAGTGTGCGCAGGCCATGGCAAACTATGATAGCAGAACAGCTAATGAGCTGCTGATGCGGATAAGAGAACACTCTACACCTCATGGCGATGGGACGGAGAGGTTGGCTCATTATCTTGCCAATGCCCTTGAAGCACGCCTGTCCGGCACGGGAACAGCTTTGTATACAGCCTACGCACCCAGTAGGATATCAGCTGCTAACATTTTGAAAGCTTACAAGGCATTTATCAGAGCATGTCCATTCAAGTTGCTGTCAAACATTTTCGCAAACAAGTATATCCGAAAGGTCATTGCTGGAGCACCAAAGATACAcataattgattttggtatcttGTATGGTTTCCAATGGCCCTGTCTCATACAAGGTCTATCCATGAGGGCTGGGGGACCTCCAGAGCTTCGCATTACTGGAATCGATCTTCCCCAGCCAGGTTTCAAGCCAGCAGGGAGGGTTGAGGAGACAGGGCGTCGCTTGGAAAAGTACTGCAAGCGATTTAGTGTCCCTTTCGTATTCAAAGCCATCGCGAAGAAGTGGGAAAGCATCACGCTTGAAGAGCTTGAGGTTCAAAGGGATGAAGTGTTGGTAGTTAACAGTTTGTATAGGCTAGGAAACATACCTGATGAGACAGTAGTACCAAACAGTCCAAGGGATGCTGTCCTGAATTTAATCAGGAGGATCCGTCCTGATTTATTCATCCATGGTGCGTTGAACGGTACTTTCAACACTCCATTTTTCGTCACACGATTCAGGGAGGCGCTTTTTCACTTCTCTTCACTGTATGATATGTTTGAGGCTACTCTTCCCCGCGAGGACGAGGACAGAAAGCTATTCGAGGAAGAGGTTTTTGCAAGAGATGCTATGAACGTGATTGCTTGTGAAGGGACAGAGAGAGTTGAGAGACCTGAAACATACAAGCAGTGGCAACTTAGATGCGTTAGAGCTGGATTCAAACAGGTGCCACTTGACCAGGAGATTGTGAAGATAGTGAGGAATAAAGTGAGGTCGGAGTACCACAGGGACTTCTCAGTTGATGAAGATGGACACTGGATGCTACAAGGATGGAAAGGACGCGTAATTTACGCTCTCTCTTGTTGGAAGCCTACAAAGCAGTCTGTAAAATTAGTCTAG